From the genome of Acidobacteriota bacterium:
CGAGCGCGGCGCGGGAGGCACGGACAGGGCGCAGCTCCGCACGCCCAGGGCGCTCACCGCGCGCGCCGCCGCCGCCGCCGCCCGCCGCACGCGCGCCGCGTCTCCGTCCGCTTCCCTCCCCATCCCGACGACCACCACGGGCCGCCGGGCGCCTCCCAGCTCCACGTCGACTCGCTCGACCTTGGCGGGACCGGCCTCGAAGCCGCGGCGTTCGAGTTCCGAGCGCACCACCCGGTCGGCGGCGGGAGCGCCCGTTGCCGGCCATGGGCCCCCGGCCGTTCGAAACAGCACCAGCGCGTCCGCACCGGCTTCCGCCGGACGGCCCGACGCCACCTCGAACCGGATCGGGAGCTTCATCCGCGGCATCCTCCCCGATCGCCCGACCGGCGCGGAGCCCCCGTCATCCGGCCCGCCGCCTCACTTGGCCGCCCACTTGTGGATCGGGTCGGGACGCGCGCCGCCAAGCTCGAGCAGGCGTTCTTTCGGGAGGACCGCCTCCTCTCGCGAGGAGACGACGAAGGTCGCCACATCGCTCATGAAGATCGCCTGTTCCGGGCAGGCTTCCTCGCACAGGCCGCAGTAGATGCACCGCAGCATGTTGAGATCGAACCGCGCCGGGTATTTCTCGACGTTGCTGTCCGAGAACTCTCCCGGGACGATCTTGATCGCCTCCGGCGGGCACACGAACTCGCACAGCTGGCAGGCCACGCACTTGATCCGGCCGTCCTCGTCGGTCACCAGCGCGGGGATGCCGCGGTAGCGCGGAGGCAGCGGCGTCGGCTCCTCCGGGTACTGGCGGGTGACGCGATCGCTCGGCCGGACCGCGTGGCGGATCGTCGTCCGCAGGCCGCGCAGGATCTCGGGGATGTACAGTCGTTCCAGGAGGTTCAGCTCGCGCCGCGGCACCTTCACGTCCCGCCTCCTTCCGAAAAGGCCGCCCCTGCGGCGCGGGCGGCGGTGGCGGGCGATTCTAGGAGCGCGCCCCTCCCGGCGTCAACGCGGCCTCCTTCTCCCAGACCGATAGGATTCGCAACACGAGACCTTCCAGGCGGGCGAGGCTGCCGTCGTTCCGGACGACCGCATCCGCCTCGGCGAGGGTCCGGAGCAGCTGCTGCGAGGTCGGGCTGGAGCGGTTCTCCTCCGCCTCCTGCGCCAGGAAGGTGTCGAGCGTCACGTCGTCGCCGGGGCGCCCCCTCCGCCGCGCGCGCCGCCACCGCACCTCGACCGGGGCGTCGATGCCCAGGAGCCGGAAGTCGGGCCTGCGCCTGAGCACGGCGACCTCGGCGGGGTGCCGGATCGAATCGACGACGGCGCGCTCTTCGAGATCTTCGACGAGCGCCTCGGCCAGCACGCCCGGCCCGCCCGCCTTTCGCATCTCGCGCCCCAGCGCGATCAGCGTCTCGCGGTCCGGCGCGAGCCCCCGGCGCGCCGCGGCGCGGC
Proteins encoded in this window:
- a CDS encoding NADH-quinone oxidoreductase subunit I, with product MARHRRPRRRGGLFGRRRDVKVPRRELNLLERLYIPEILRGLRTTIRHAVRPSDRVTRQYPEEPTPLPPRYRGIPALVTDEDGRIKCVACQLCEFVCPPEAIKIVPGEFSDSNVEKYPARFDLNMLRCIYCGLCEEACPEQAIFMSDVATFVVSSREEAVLPKERLLELGGARPDPIHKWAAK